The Lactobacillus sp. CBA3605 genome contains a region encoding:
- a CDS encoding alpha/beta hydrolase: MGLNKLGLWGLVVLSLAGLSGCGRAQRTQSTTTYVPTLFFHGWGSSYHAEQHMARAALRAGVTQTVVRATVSKRGTVKLNGRFHANDSRPIVEVDYQDNRNANYRTDGRWAKNVVVTLQRRYRIKSFNMVGHSMGNMAIVYYLLANGQNKQLPKLRKQVDIAGHFNGILGVDDQPNQMHLTPSGQPLKMNHDYQDLLTLRKTYPKNQIKVLNIYGDKGDGSHSDGSVSNASSQSLKYLVVSRAKTYQEQKIKGPKAQHSKLHANQQVDRLLINFLWK, from the coding sequence ATGGGGTTAAATAAACTAGGGTTATGGGGATTAGTTGTGTTAAGTTTGGCTGGACTAAGTGGTTGTGGTCGCGCTCAGCGAACACAGTCGACGACGACATATGTGCCAACGTTGTTTTTTCACGGTTGGGGGAGTAGCTATCATGCCGAACAACATATGGCACGAGCAGCATTGCGCGCTGGTGTGACGCAGACCGTTGTACGAGCAACGGTGTCTAAACGCGGAACAGTAAAATTAAATGGTCGTTTCCATGCCAATGATTCGCGGCCAATTGTAGAAGTGGATTATCAGGATAATCGGAATGCGAACTATCGAACGGATGGTCGTTGGGCTAAAAATGTCGTTGTGACCTTACAACGACGTTATCGGATTAAAAGTTTTAATATGGTGGGGCATTCGATGGGTAATATGGCGATTGTGTATTACTTATTAGCAAATGGGCAAAATAAACAGTTACCTAAATTACGTAAACAAGTCGACATTGCGGGTCACTTCAATGGTATTTTAGGAGTGGACGATCAGCCTAATCAAATGCACTTAACACCGAGTGGACAGCCACTTAAAATGAATCACGATTATCAGGATTTATTGACTTTGAGAAAGACCTATCCTAAAAACCAAATTAAGGTGCTCAATATTTATGGCGATAAAGGTGACGGGTCCCATTCGGATGGCTCAGTCAGTAATGCGTCGTCGCAGTCGCTAAAGTATTTAGTCGTCAGCCGCGCTAAAACGTATCAGGAACAAAAGATTAAGGGGCCCAAAGCCCAACACAGTAAACTTCATGCTAATCAACAGGTGGATCGGTTGCTGATTAACTTCTTATGGAAGTAA
- a CDS encoding aldo/keto reductase: MTTTKQAPIALGTWAWGDTAAGQVFGDQLTVADLQPVVDTAMASGLNLWDTAYAYGAGASEAMLGQLLQGYPRDSYQLSTKFTPQMAGNGDNEVADMLAGSLKRLNTDYIDIYWIHNPADVEKWTPALIPLVKSGQIKRIGVSNHNLTQIKRVAEILGAAGLKISAIQNHYSLLYRSSEEAGIIDYCRENDITFFAYMVLEQGALSGHYDVDHPLPAGSARAATYNDVLPQLTELTAGLKAIGDRQQATVAEVATAYVLAKGTTPIIGVTKQKYIASEEKALQVKLSTAEIEQLEALAAATQVNTKGSWENPMA; the protein is encoded by the coding sequence ATGACAACTACAAAACAAGCACCAATTGCATTAGGAACCTGGGCCTGGGGCGATACCGCCGCTGGGCAAGTCTTCGGTGACCAATTAACGGTGGCCGACTTACAACCCGTTGTTGATACTGCCATGGCGAGTGGCCTGAATCTATGGGATACCGCTTATGCTTATGGTGCCGGAGCTTCAGAAGCGATGCTTGGTCAATTATTGCAAGGTTATCCACGTGATAGTTATCAGTTATCCACAAAGTTCACCCCACAAATGGCAGGTAACGGTGATAATGAAGTCGCTGATATGTTAGCGGGAAGTCTGAAACGGTTAAATACAGATTATATTGATATCTATTGGATTCATAATCCTGCTGACGTTGAAAAGTGGACACCTGCATTAATTCCGTTAGTTAAAAGTGGTCAAATTAAGCGTATTGGGGTGTCTAACCATAATTTAACCCAGATTAAACGAGTTGCTGAAATTTTGGGTGCAGCTGGTCTTAAAATTTCAGCCATTCAAAACCATTATAGTTTGTTGTATCGTTCCTCAGAAGAAGCTGGCATTATTGACTATTGTCGCGAAAATGATATCACATTCTTTGCTTACATGGTGTTAGAACAAGGGGCATTATCAGGACATTATGATGTGGACCACCCATTACCAGCAGGTAGTGCACGGGCCGCAACGTATAATGATGTTTTACCACAATTAACCGAATTAACGGCTGGTTTAAAGGCAATCGGTGACCGCCAACAAGCAACGGTAGCCGAAGTAGCGACAGCATATGTCTTAGCCAAAGGAACCACCCCGATTATCGGCGTGACAAAACAAAAGTATATTGCAAGTGAAGAAAAGGCCTTACAAGTTAAATTATCAACGGCTGAAATTGAACAATTAGAAGCATTGGCTGCGGCAACACAGGTTAATACCAAAGGGTCTTGGGAAAATCCAATGGCTTAG
- a CDS encoding DUF2255 family protein produces the protein MSNWTTAQLNRFCTADDMHVSPFYDDGKTYGTPTWIWSVVVDDNLYVRAWNGQQSRWYQSARQQRAGRIHLANEDFEVTFTPIAQNDHLTMAINQSYEKKYAGSPYLPPMLEAGPVGATVRLDLK, from the coding sequence ATGAGTAATTGGACCACTGCACAACTTAATCGGTTCTGTACGGCCGATGATATGCATGTGTCACCGTTTTATGATGATGGTAAAACGTATGGCACCCCGACTTGGATCTGGTCAGTAGTCGTTGATGATAACCTGTACGTGCGTGCTTGGAATGGCCAGCAATCACGTTGGTATCAATCGGCACGGCAACAACGTGCCGGTCGAATTCATCTGGCTAATGAAGATTTTGAAGTGACTTTTACCCCAATAGCGCAGAATGATCACCTAACGATGGCAATCAATCAAAGTTATGAGAAGAAATATGCAGGCAGTCCCTACTTGCCGCCGATGTTAGAAGCTGGACCCGTCGGTGCGACGGTCCGTTTGGATTTAAAATAA
- a CDS encoding LysR family transcriptional regulator: MDTRVLHYFIVLTQVGNITKAATALHTTQPTLSRQLKELEVEVGATLFIRGKRSIILTDAGILFERRAQAILNDLAQTKRELKNNLTGLAGPIRIGCVESKVSPFVADWLATFQQQHPHSHFSLFSADGNTIREQIDQNQLDIGILLEPIESAKYFARTIPITETWGLIMASDAALAQKEFIIGRDLKDLRLLGPRRSILKNQIATWLRLDSDTLRFQGDRNLENNVLPLLLNHHYYDIGIDGILDFYQNQRLTFVPFSPLSQTRHTLIWRKNHSLSPTVQAFIDYVTTQIQEMPL; the protein is encoded by the coding sequence ATGGATACCCGTGTTTTACATTATTTTATCGTTTTAACTCAAGTTGGAAATATCACTAAGGCTGCCACGGCACTGCACACCACCCAACCCACGCTATCACGTCAATTAAAAGAATTGGAAGTTGAGGTGGGCGCAACCCTATTTATTCGTGGTAAGCGTTCAATTATATTAACAGACGCTGGTATTTTATTCGAACGTCGCGCTCAAGCCATTCTGAATGACTTAGCACAAACGAAACGCGAACTTAAAAATAATTTAACGGGGCTCGCTGGCCCAATACGCATCGGCTGTGTCGAAAGCAAAGTCTCACCTTTTGTCGCTGATTGGCTTGCCACTTTCCAACAGCAACATCCGCACAGTCACTTCTCCCTGTTCAGTGCAGACGGTAACACTATTCGCGAACAGATTGATCAAAATCAATTGGACATTGGTATCCTCCTAGAACCGATTGAATCAGCCAAGTACTTTGCTCGTACCATCCCAATTACCGAGACTTGGGGACTCATTATGGCGAGTGATGCCGCCCTAGCCCAAAAAGAATTTATTATTGGCCGTGATTTAAAAGATTTACGCCTGCTAGGTCCTCGACGAAGCATTCTAAAAAATCAAATTGCCACTTGGCTGCGACTCGATTCCGATACCTTACGTTTTCAAGGCGATCGTAATTTGGAAAATAATGTCTTACCACTATTACTCAACCACCATTATTATGATATTGGCATTGATGGTATTTTGGACTTTTATCAAAATCAACGCCTGACATTCGTCCCCTTTAGCCCTTTAAGTCAGACACGGCACACGTTGATTTGGCGTAAAAATCATTCGCTATCACCGACCGTCCAAGCCTTTATCGATTACGTCACCACTCAGATTCAAGAAATGCCGCTTTAA
- a CDS encoding helix-turn-helix domain-containing protein: MPTKTYHIGVEATMEVIGGKWKSIILCHLRQKTMRTSELERAIPQISQKMLVQQLRELEAAKIVERHVYQEVPPRVDYGLTDYGQSLSGILNQLCVWGENNIDRRRDEGEAITLLHRDDL; this comes from the coding sequence ATGCCAACGAAAACGTACCATATCGGGGTCGAAGCGACGATGGAAGTCATCGGTGGAAAGTGGAAATCCATTATTTTATGCCATTTACGGCAAAAGACGATGCGCACGAGTGAGCTAGAACGTGCGATTCCGCAAATTTCCCAGAAAATGTTAGTGCAGCAATTACGGGAACTAGAAGCAGCTAAAATCGTTGAACGACATGTCTACCAAGAAGTGCCACCGCGCGTGGACTATGGATTAACTGATTATGGGCAGAGTTTATCAGGGATTTTAAATCAACTCTGTGTTTGGGGTGAAAATAATATTGATCGCCGTCGTGACGAGGGTGAGGCAATTACGTTGTTGCATCGCGATGATTTATAA
- a CDS encoding MFS transporter produces MNKKVNPTWTLLALAISAFAIGSTEFISVGLMPLLVSSFHINLAQAGLTVSVYALGIMIGAPVMTLLTGQLNRHRLMMMIMGLFIVGNLLAALAPTFKVLLAGRVIAALAHGIFMTVASVIAADVVAPEKRASAIAVMFTGLTVATVTGVPLGTMIGQLGGWRWSFIFISGIGVLGLLADYWLIPRHLPLPTKATARGILRVLTNPQLLLALLVTALGYGGTFVAYTYLSPLLEQSMGWSASAVVVILVIYGLMVALGNTLGGRWANTRPLVALFKMFVGLLITLVVLGFTAHSHWLGLLTVLAMGIFAFMNVPGLQLYIVQLAEDQTPQDITMASALNISAFNVGIALGSGIGGQVTTQFGLAWTPIFGALMVAISLVLLLGLIWLAKPAKQPAHVEHHQ; encoded by the coding sequence ATGAACAAAAAAGTAAATCCCACATGGACCTTACTCGCACTCGCCATTAGCGCGTTTGCAATTGGATCAACCGAATTTATCAGTGTTGGTTTGATGCCGTTATTAGTTAGCAGTTTTCATATTAATTTGGCCCAGGCTGGACTGACCGTTTCCGTCTACGCCCTCGGAATTATGATAGGTGCGCCCGTCATGACCTTATTGACTGGGCAACTAAATCGGCATCGTTTAATGATGATGATTATGGGGTTATTTATTGTTGGTAACTTGTTAGCAGCCTTAGCACCAACTTTCAAGGTACTGTTAGCCGGCCGTGTGATTGCGGCTTTAGCGCATGGCATCTTTATGACCGTCGCTTCAGTCATTGCCGCAGATGTGGTTGCGCCCGAAAAACGTGCCTCCGCCATCGCAGTGATGTTCACCGGCCTAACCGTTGCCACGGTTACCGGAGTCCCACTGGGGACCATGATTGGTCAACTAGGCGGCTGGCGTTGGTCTTTTATCTTCATTAGTGGCATTGGCGTCCTGGGGTTATTAGCAGATTACTGGTTAATTCCACGTCACTTACCATTGCCCACCAAAGCAACTGCGCGTGGCATTCTACGCGTTTTAACAAATCCACAACTTTTACTGGCTTTATTAGTCACTGCGCTAGGGTATGGTGGCACGTTCGTCGCTTACACTTACCTATCACCATTATTAGAACAGTCAATGGGCTGGTCCGCCAGTGCCGTCGTCGTCATTCTGGTCATTTATGGTCTGATGGTTGCTTTAGGCAATACGCTAGGTGGACGCTGGGCCAATACCCGCCCATTGGTCGCCCTCTTTAAAATGTTTGTCGGACTCTTGATCACCTTAGTAGTCTTGGGTTTCACCGCCCACAGTCATTGGCTTGGTCTACTAACCGTACTCGCCATGGGGATTTTTGCCTTTATGAATGTTCCCGGTCTTCAACTATATATTGTCCAATTGGCAGAAGATCAAACACCGCAAGATATTACCATGGCTTCCGCACTGAATATCTCGGCCTTCAATGTCGGCATTGCGTTGGGTTCCGGGATTGGGGGGCAAGTTACGACGCAATTTGGCTTAGCTTGGACGCCAATCTTTGGTGCCTTGATGGTCGCTATCAGTCTCGTTTTATTACTAGGCTTAATTTGGTTAGCAAAACCGGCTAAACAACCGGCTCATGTGGAACACCACCAGTAA
- a CDS encoding MFS transporter, with product MPINFNRNFRILWLGSLITDLGNAMTLPFIVLYIKTLGNFSPRQLNFLGAAAFAVTYASKALVSPWWGRLADQKGRKLMCLRASGAMTLTIIGVGLAPNVTILLGFRALQGAFSGYINNANALISLTTPVAHRGHQLSKLITGSITGSLLGPLIGGGLASRVGYRGAFFITGSLMALVFALTWWGVQEAVTPIDRQALPPLKPVLHQVGRPFFTALFASLLIIQATTNAITPLLSLLVGQLTSNTNQIILITGLVAAAPGLATVLMASRIGRLIDYLGASRCLIIFLGLAIIDLSLSSLVTQIWQLISLRFILGIADAALLPAIQVLTVDRMPRTVFGRIFSSNQSAQALGNVVGPGLAAVVATYWDYQPIFLLTAILELVALVLWLRYFYWHAPTLKS from the coding sequence GTGCCGATTAATTTTAACAGGAACTTCCGGATTTTGTGGCTTGGTAGTCTAATCACTGATTTAGGCAACGCCATGACTTTGCCCTTTATCGTTCTTTATATCAAAACTTTGGGTAACTTCAGCCCAAGACAACTCAACTTTTTAGGTGCCGCCGCCTTTGCGGTAACCTACGCAAGTAAAGCACTTGTTTCCCCATGGTGGGGCCGCTTGGCAGATCAAAAAGGCCGAAAGTTGATGTGTTTACGCGCTTCCGGCGCTATGACCCTAACGATTATCGGTGTTGGTTTAGCGCCCAATGTAACTATTTTATTAGGCTTCCGGGCCTTACAAGGAGCTTTTTCAGGCTACATCAACAATGCCAATGCCTTAATTTCATTAACCACGCCCGTCGCCCATCGTGGACACCAGCTCAGTAAACTAATCACGGGTAGTATTACTGGCAGTTTATTAGGCCCCTTAATTGGGGGCGGTCTCGCTAGTCGTGTGGGTTATCGTGGCGCCTTTTTTATTACCGGCAGTCTAATGGCCCTGGTCTTTGCCTTAACTTGGTGGGGTGTGCAAGAAGCCGTGACCCCGATTGACCGGCAAGCTTTGCCACCACTAAAACCAGTCTTACATCAAGTTGGTCGCCCTTTCTTTACCGCACTATTCGCTTCACTGCTCATCATTCAAGCAACCACTAATGCCATAACACCCCTTTTAAGTCTTTTAGTGGGCCAGTTGACATCTAATACTAACCAAATTATTTTAATCACTGGTTTGGTCGCCGCAGCCCCTGGTTTAGCTACCGTGTTAATGGCCAGTCGGATTGGTCGCCTGATTGATTATTTAGGGGCATCGCGGTGTTTAATAATCTTTTTAGGCCTCGCCATTATCGACTTAAGCCTGAGTAGTTTGGTCACTCAAATCTGGCAACTTATCAGCTTGCGGTTCATCTTAGGTATCGCTGACGCTGCCTTACTACCCGCAATTCAAGTATTAACCGTTGATCGTATGCCACGCACTGTTTTCGGTCGCATCTTTAGCTCTAATCAATCGGCACAAGCTCTAGGTAACGTGGTGGGGCCTGGTCTGGCAGCCGTCGTCGCAACTTACTGGGATTATCAACCCATCTTTTTGCTGACCGCCATATTAGAATTAGTCGCTCTAGTCCTTTGGTTACGCTACTTTTATTGGCACGCCCCGACACTTAAATCTTAG
- a CDS encoding DUF3284 domain-containing protein, translating to MQIKLTLQAPVDYIYQQLIGSAEADIYQQTGRPASKQSLQGYRYAKKWANGMQGHLTITHAEPGVHYGYELETSRDHYGVDYQFTTTATNETVLDYAETFFGKDKKTQANNRIGVMLMGWFRKRRFKKMMSQMAATYYQ from the coding sequence ATGCAAATTAAATTAACGTTGCAAGCGCCGGTTGATTATATTTATCAACAATTAATTGGTTCTGCCGAAGCTGATATTTATCAACAAACCGGTCGGCCGGCATCTAAACAAAGCCTCCAGGGTTATCGATATGCTAAAAAATGGGCGAATGGGATGCAAGGGCATCTCACCATTACGCATGCTGAACCAGGCGTCCATTATGGCTATGAATTGGAGACATCAAGAGATCATTACGGGGTTGATTATCAGTTCACCACGACGGCGACGAACGAAACGGTCTTGGACTATGCGGAAACTTTCTTCGGGAAAGATAAGAAGACGCAAGCCAATAATCGGATTGGTGTCATGCTAATGGGTTGGTTCCGTAAACGGCGCTTTAAGAAAATGATGAGTCAAATGGCAGCAACGTATTACCAATAA
- a CDS encoding PTS sugar transporter subunit IIC, with protein MNAFIEWLNKHLVPIAAKISAVRWLVALRDAFIAIMPAMMAGSIATVLNALVRDIPTKFGWMGFVNAMQWLIGINAMVWTGTLAILGLIFAFTFGYQLAVQYKVEPITGGIVTLGTFIMSLPQNFTGTLTKSLSAGATKILTDSGMAVSGKQVTAWGYFNFNTYFGSYGFFTVMILGAIASTCYIYLMKKHITIKMPDSVPPAVANAFTGIIPAAAAFYVVGIINWLFSNFGQTTVIEWIAKVIQEPLLNMSQGYGAVLLMTLLVQVFWFFGIHGSNVLAPILDGIWLTAQLANVNAFQAHKTLPYLWTRNCFDLYAWIGGAGSTLLLLVAILIFSKRDDQRSVAKLAIGPGLFNINEPVMFGLPIVLDPIYFIPFILAPVVTVSIAYAAITAGWVAPITNNIVWSMPPIMNALVATMDWRSVVLQVMNALIAFAIYIPFVKAANRIQPTTIGD; from the coding sequence ATGAACGCATTTATCGAATGGCTCAATAAACACTTAGTACCAATTGCAGCAAAAATCAGTGCAGTGCGCTGGTTAGTTGCTTTACGTGACGCATTTATTGCAATTATGCCGGCTATGATGGCCGGGTCAATCGCCACTGTTTTGAACGCTTTAGTGCGCGATATTCCAACCAAATTTGGCTGGATGGGTTTTGTTAACGCAATGCAATGGTTAATTGGTATCAACGCGATGGTTTGGACTGGGACTTTAGCAATTTTAGGCCTAATCTTTGCTTTCACTTTCGGGTATCAATTAGCGGTTCAATATAAAGTTGAACCAATTACCGGTGGGATTGTGACGTTAGGGACTTTTATTATGAGTTTGCCACAAAACTTTACCGGGACGTTGACGAAGAGTTTAAGCGCTGGCGCAACGAAGATTTTAACGGACTCCGGGATGGCAGTTTCTGGTAAACAGGTGACTGCTTGGGGTTACTTTAACTTCAATACTTACTTTGGGTCGTATGGTTTCTTTACTGTCATGATTTTAGGGGCCATTGCCAGCACTTGTTACATCTATTTAATGAAAAAACACATCACAATTAAGATGCCGGATTCAGTGCCACCTGCAGTTGCGAATGCCTTTACTGGGATTATTCCTGCGGCAGCAGCTTTCTATGTTGTCGGGATTATCAACTGGTTATTCAGTAATTTCGGACAAACCACAGTTATCGAATGGATTGCCAAAGTCATTCAGGAACCATTATTGAACATGAGCCAAGGTTATGGCGCCGTCTTACTGATGACGTTATTAGTTCAAGTTTTCTGGTTCTTTGGGATTCATGGTTCCAATGTGTTGGCACCAATTTTAGATGGTATTTGGTTGACGGCGCAATTGGCAAATGTTAACGCTTTCCAAGCACACAAAACGTTACCATATCTTTGGACTCGGAACTGTTTTGACTTATATGCTTGGATTGGTGGGGCCGGCTCGACCTTACTATTATTAGTTGCAATTTTGATCTTTAGTAAACGTGATGACCAACGTTCTGTGGCTAAATTGGCGATTGGACCGGGATTATTCAACATTAATGAACCCGTCATGTTTGGATTACCAATTGTGTTAGACCCAATCTACTTTATTCCATTTATCTTAGCCCCAGTTGTAACCGTATCCATTGCTTATGCCGCAATCACTGCTGGCTGGGTCGCACCAATTACTAATAATATTGTTTGGTCCATGCCACCAATTATGAATGCCTTGGTTGCCACCATGGACTGGCGGTCAGTGGTCTTACAAGTGATGAATGCGTTAATTGCGTTTGCAATTTACATTCCATTTGTTAAGGCAGCGAACCGCATTCAACCAACCACGATTGGAGATTAA
- a CDS encoding GntR family transcriptional regulator — protein MYRAIAQDIIKSIMSDEYATKLPTEKTLMARFNVSRNTIRKAIDVVFRHGLLRRVQGSGNFIIKPPENSTTVLNLSIGFDQSSMVAGGPLTSKVVTFDKVEANQRLAQQGNITVGTELYRVIRLRYLKDELYDLEESYFPRTVVPFMSADSVQHSIFVFLREAYGITGSTTENYVHQVRLDAERAALLEQPVGDKTMRLDGINYLTDGTVFNFSSTFFVYQDLELYYHTENIDLQD, from the coding sequence ATGTATCGAGCAATTGCGCAGGATATTATCAAGTCGATTATGAGTGATGAGTATGCAACCAAGCTGCCCACGGAAAAGACGCTAATGGCCCGCTTCAATGTTAGCCGCAATACCATTCGTAAAGCGATTGATGTGGTGTTTCGTCATGGACTGCTACGGCGAGTGCAAGGAAGTGGCAATTTCATTATTAAACCACCTGAGAATTCGACGACAGTCTTGAACTTATCAATTGGTTTTGATCAATCATCTATGGTAGCCGGTGGGCCGCTAACATCTAAAGTCGTGACTTTTGATAAAGTTGAAGCTAATCAGCGTTTGGCTCAACAAGGCAATATCACGGTTGGAACCGAACTGTACCGAGTGATTCGATTACGATATCTCAAAGACGAACTTTATGATTTAGAAGAATCGTATTTTCCAAGAACGGTGGTCCCATTCATGTCGGCTGATAGTGTCCAACATTCAATCTTTGTTTTTTTACGGGAAGCTTATGGTATTACTGGGAGTACGACCGAAAATTATGTTCATCAAGTCCGATTGGATGCGGAACGGGCCGCATTGCTCGAACAACCAGTTGGTGATAAAACGATGCGCTTGGATGGAATTAACTATTTAACGGATGGCACGGTATTCAACTTTTCGAGCACATTCTTCGTTTATCAAGATTTAGAGTTGTACTATCATACGGAAAATATCGATCTGCAAGACTAA